The following are encoded together in the Tripterygium wilfordii isolate XIE 37 chromosome 18, ASM1340144v1, whole genome shotgun sequence genome:
- the LOC119984158 gene encoding dynamin-related protein 1E-like — MSSMESLIGLVNRIQRACTVLGDYGGGDNSFSSLWEALPSVAVVGGQSSGKSSVLESIVGKDFLPRGSGIVTRRPLVLQLHQTDDGSPEYAEFLHLPKRKYTDFALVRKEIQDETDRVTGKTKQISPVPIHLSIYSPNVVNLTLIDLPGLTKVAVEGQPESVVQDIESMVHSYVEKPNCIILAISPANQDIATSDAIKLAREVDPSGERTFGVMTKLDLMDKGTNALDVLEGRSYRLQYPWVGIVNRSQADINKNVDMIIARRKEREYFATSPDYGHLASKMGSEYLAKLLSKHLESVIRARIPSILSLINKTIDELEAEMDHLGRPIAVDAGAQLYTILELCRAFDRIFKEHLDGGRPGGDRIYGVFDNQLPAALRKLPFDRHLSIQNVRKVVSEADGYQPHLIAPEQGYRRLIESALNYFRGPAEASVDAVHFVLKELVRKSIAETQELKRFPTLQAELAAASGEALEKFRDESKKTVIRLVDMESSYLTVEFFRRLPQEVEKGGNPDSTNVDRYAEGHFRRIGSNVSSYIHMVSETLKITVPKAVVYCQVREAKQSLLNYFYTQIGKKEGKQLAQMLDEDPALMERRQQCAKRLELYKQARDEIDSVSWTH, encoded by the exons ATGTCGTCCATGGAGAGCTTGATAGGGTTGGTGAATCGGATCCAGAGAGCATGTACGGTTCTTGGAGACTATGGAGGCGGCGAtaattctttctcttctctctggGAAGCTCTTCCTTCTGTTGCGGTCGTCGGTGGTCAG AGTTCAGGGAAGTCTTCGGTTTTGGAGAGCATAGTGGGGAAGGACTTTCTTCCCAGAGGATCCG GAATTGTGACTAGACGGCCTCTGGTCTTGCAGCTTCACCAGACTGATGATGGGTCACCGGAGTATGCCGAGTTTCTTCACCTTCCCAAGAGAAAATACACTGATTTCG CTTTGGTTCGCAAGGAAATTCAGGATGAAACTGATCGAGTAACAGGGAAGACAAAACAAATATCTCCTGTTCCTATCCATTTAAGCATATATTCTCCCAATG TTGTCAACTTAACCTTGATTGATTTACCTGGATTAACGAAAGTTGCTGTTG AGGGACAACCTGAAAGTGTTGTTCAAGATATTGAAAGCATGGTCCACTCTTAtgttgagaag CCCAATTGTATCATATTGGCAATAAGCCCGGCAAACCAAGATATAGCAACATCAGACGCTATCAAACTTGCTAGGGAAGTGGATCCCTCAG GGGAACGAACATTTGGGGTCATGACAAAGCTTGATTTGATGGACAAGGGAACTAATGCATTGGAT GTTCTTGAAGGAAGATCGTACCGGCTGCAATATCCTTGGGTTGGAATTGTGAACCGTTCACAAGCTGATATAAATAAAAACGTTGATATGATCATTGCAAGGCGCAAAGAGCGCGAATACTTTGCAACTAGTCCTGATTATGGACACTTGGCCAGTAAAATGGGTTCAGAATATCTTGCTAAACTTCTCTCAAAG CACTTGGAATCTGTAATTAGGGCTCGGATACCAAGCATCTTATCTTTGATAAACAAAACTATTGATGAACTCGAAGCAGAGATGGACCATCTTGGCAGGCCTATTGCTGTTGATGCTGGG GCTCAATTGTACACCATCTTGGAACTTTGTCGTGCATTTGATCGGATTTTTAAGGAACATTTGGATGGAGG GCGACCTGGTGGTGATCGCATTTATGGTGTGTTTGACAACCAGCTTCCTGCTGCTTTGAGGAAACTTCCATTTGATCGGCACCTTTCTATTCAAAATGTAAGGAAGGTTGTTTCAGAGGCAGATGGTTATCAGCCACACTTGATTGCCCCAGAGCAAGGATATCGGCGTCTCATTGAGAGTGCATTGAATTATTTTAGAGGCCCAGCTGAAGCTTCTGTGGATGCG GttcattttgttttgaaagAACTTGTAAGAAAGTCTATTGCAGAAACTCAG GAGTTGAAGCGTTTTCCAACTCTGCAAGCTGAATTAGCAGCTGCTTCTGGTGAGGCCTTGGAGAAGTTCCGAGACGAGAGCAAGAAGACTGTTATTCGGTTGGTGGACATGGAATCTTCATATTTGACTGTTGAGTTCTTTAGGAGGCTTCCTCAGGAAGTGGAAAAGGGGGGAAATCCTGATTCCACCAACGTTGACCGTTATGCAGAGGGGCATTTCAGGAGGATAGGATCAAATGTTTCTTCTTATATTCATATGGTGTCTGAGACACTAAAAATCACAGTTCCTAAAGCCGTGGTTTATTGCCAAGTTAGGGAAGCGAAACAGTCATTGCTCAACTACTTCTACACCCAGATAGGGAAGAAAGAG GGTAAGCAGCTTGCACAGATGTTAGATGAAGACCCAGCATTGATGGAAAGAAGACAACAGTGTGCTAAAAGACTTGAATTATACAAGCAAGCGAGGGATGAGATTGATTCTGTATCCTGGACCCATTGA
- the LOC119984159 gene encoding haloacid dehalogenase-like hydrolase domain-containing protein Sgpp, whose translation MPSLASLELPRYQTLFSAFSPKPDLLQRSTLPFHKHLLTSSCLPQISISSSSFDSKGKSLSSLAPLEAIVFDIDGTLCDSDPLHFCAFRELLLEVGFNGGVPITEEFFVQNISGGHNEDLCGVLFPDWDLPKARKIIERKEILYRRLASENLDPVKGLSKLCNWIEDHGLKRAAATNAPRPNAELMLSILGLTDFFPALIIGEECERAKPFPDPYLKALHAINVSHKHAFVFEDSVSGVKAGVAAGMPVIAVGTRNPEKLLTEAGAIFVIKDFDDPKLWKALEEMEEKAELATTAAT comes from the exons ATGCCATCCCTTGCCTCACTCGAGCTTCCTCGCTACCAGACTCTCTTTTCTGCCTTTTCCCCCAAACCCGATCTGCTCCAAAGAAGCACACTTCCCTTCCACAAACATCTGTTGACCTCCTCGTGTCTTCCTCAAATCTCTATTTCATCAAGTTCTTTTGACAG CAAAGGGAAATCTCTGTCTTCTCTGGCTCCTCTAGAAGCGATAGTGTTTGACATTGATGGGACTCTATGTGATTCAGATCCACTTCATTTTTGTGCCTTCAGAGAACTGCTTCTAGAG GTGGGTTTCAATGGTGGAGTTCCAATAACAGAGGAATTCTTCGTTCAGAATATCAGTGGTGGGCATAATGAAGATCTATGTGGGGTGTTGTTTCCTGATTGGGATCTCCCAAAAGCCAGAAAAATCATAGAAAGAAAGGAAATTTTGTATCGTAG ATTGGCGTCAGAAAATCTAGACCCAGTAAAGGGTCTAAGCAAACTGTGCAATTGGATTGAAGACCATGGATTGAAACGAGCTGCGGCAACTAATGCCCCAAGACCGAACGCAGAGCTTATGCTGTCAATCTTAGGACTAACAGATTTCTTTCCAGCACTCATTATTGGGGAAGAATGTGAAAGAGCAAAGCCATTTCCTGATCCTTACTTGAAGGCACTCCATGCTATCAATGTGTCGCATAAGCATGCTTTTGTGTTTGAG GATTCTGTTTCGGGTGTGAAAGCTGGGGTGGCAGCAGGGATGCCGGTCATTGCTGTAGGCACAAGAAACCCAGAAAAGTTGTTGACAGAAGCAGGGGCGATTTTTGTCATCAAGGATTTTGATGATCCAAAATTGTGGAAAGCATTAGAAGAGATGGAAGAGAAGGCAGAGTTGGCAACAACTGCTGCAACTTAG